From the Campylobacter volucris genome, the window TTTAGGTAAAATTATATAATTTATAAAATGAGTAGAGAAGTTAATGGTTTGTTGTTGAGGGTTGTAAAATAAGAAAATTTAGATTTTGTGATATGGATTAGAAAAAACTAATTTTAAACAAGTAAAAGAAGTATCTAAAAATTCTTTAAAATATATAGAAGAAATATATTATAATAAATAAACAGGAAAATATGATAAAAAAGTAGTTGAAAGTAATGAAAAATATAAAGAAAAATTAAAAGAGCAGGTTAAAGAAAAGATGTAAAATAATATAAAAATAAAATTTCGCATATAAGTATTTAACTTAGCCCTAAACAATTGATTGCCCAAGATCAATTTGAAATTAAACAAAAACTACTTTAAAAACTTCAGATGTTTTTCTGTAATTTTACTTAAAAGGAATTAGATGAAAAAAATTATTAGCGCTTTAGCTATAGGAGCTTTAACTTTATTTGCTAACGATAAGGTTGTAGATGTTTATGAAAGTCCAACATGTGGATGTTGTGATCTTTGGGCTGATTATATGAAAACAAAAGGATATGAGGTTAGAGTTCATAAAACTGAAGATTTTTTAAAAATCAAAGAAGAATATAAAATCAAAGATATATATCAAAGTTGTCACACAGGTATTATAGATGGATATGCTATTGAAGGTCATGTTCCAGAAGATGCTGTAGCTTGGCTTTTAGAAAATAAACCTAAAGATGTTATAGGAATTTCAGCTCCTGGTATGCCTCAAGGAAGTCCTGGTATGGAGCAAGGATATGAAGAAAAATACCCTGTGATTGTGATGTTAAAAAATGGTGATTATAAAATTTATGGAATTTATAAAGGTCATCAATTATTAGAGAAAAACTAAGCATATTTATGCTTAGTTGATTTTATATATGATTGGAATTTGTATATGAAATGTTTTTTCATATTTAGGGAAATTTTTTGAAGCTGATTGTATAGTTTGTAATGCGCTTTTGTTTAATATTTCATATTTTGATGCTTTGATGATTTTTAAATTTTGTAATACTTGATCTTTCGTCCAAGTAAATTCTAAAAGTATTTCTCCACTCATACGCATTTTTTGAGCCTGTCTTGGATAAACCAAAGCTTTGTCGATAGCAAATTTTATTTCTTTTAAAAGTTCATCATTTAAAGGCGAATTTAAATTTTCTTCTTGATGGGAATTTAAATTATTTTCTAATGGTGTATTAGAATTTGCTTGCGATGGTAAAAGTGGTTTTGGATTTGATTTTGTTTTAGTGATTGGATTTTTTTGGATAGTTTTTTGAGTTTTTTCTTGTTTTGGAATTGGTTTAGTGATATTTTCTTGTTGTTTATTTTCCAATGATGGTATTTGTTGTAAAAATTGTTCAAATTGTAAGTTAAATGTATGATTTTCTTGTGTATTTTGTTTAACTAGTAAAAAAATTTTAGAATAAATAAAAATAAATATCAAAGGAGTAAAAAATATTAAAGTGATAATAAAAGATTGAAATTTATGATGGTTAAAAATATTCTTCATATTTATTTCTCTGTGATAATTTTAAAATTTTCATGATTTTTAGATTTTAAAATTTCAATAATATGGATAAAATTTTCAAATTTTGCATCTTTATCACTTTTTAGCTCTATTGTAGTATCAAGATCTATAGAATTGATTTTAGCGGCAAGTTCTGTTAGAGTGATGACTTGTTTATCAAGATAAAAAATATTATTTTTATCAATTGAAATGGTGATTTTATGCTTATTTTCACTGAGATTGTTTGAGCTTTGGCTTTGTGGGAGATTGATTTTGATTTCACCATGTGCTATAAAAGTAGAGATGCTTAAAACTATAGCTAGTAAAACTAGCATAACATCTATAAAAGGTATGATGTTTAATCCTTCATTTTTTGGTAGTTTAAGCATTTTCTTCCTTGAATACTTTATAAGAATTGCTTAGGATTGAAATTTTTCTAAGTAAAGCATTGTAGGCTATTAGTGATGGTATAGCTACTAAAATTCCTAAAGCCGTTGCTTTTAGCGCTAAGGATAATCCAATTACAATTGATTTTACATCTATTTCTCCGCTTAAACCCATATCATAAAATGTTATCATTATACCCACTACTGTACCTAAAAGTCCTACATATGGGGCATTTGTATAGATTATATACAAAGAAGTGAGATTTTCACTTATTGCATCATCAAAACTTTCTTGATTTTTGTATTCTCTAAGTTGTATTTTTTTAAAAAACAAAATTCTTTCAATCACACACCATAAAGCAATAAAAGCCATTACACCTAAAACTATAAAAATAATCAAATCAATATAGTTTTTTAAAAATTCCATTATTTTCCTTTTTTTGATAATTTCTGAAAAATTATGATAGCGAAATTTAAATTATTTTACAATAACAATTATCATAATTGATAATAAAATTTATATTAAATTAATAATTGTTATCATAATATTCCAATTTTATTAATATTACAAAGAAAGGAAATGATGAAAAAATATATTATGTCAGCTTGTGTTGTTAGTTTTTTAACTTCAAATTCTTTAGCAGAAA encodes:
- a CDS encoding DUF411 domain-containing protein translates to MKKIISALAIGALTLFANDKVVDVYESPTCGCCDLWADYMKTKGYEVRVHKTEDFLKIKEEYKIKDIYQSCHTGIIDGYAIEGHVPEDAVAWLLENKPKDVIGISAPGMPQGSPGMEQGYEEKYPVIVMLKNGDYKIYGIYKGHQLLEKN
- a CDS encoding energy transducer TonB — encoded protein: MKNIFNHHKFQSFIITLIFFTPLIFIFIYSKIFLLVKQNTQENHTFNLQFEQFLQQIPSLENKQQENITKPIPKQEKTQKTIQKNPITKTKSNPKPLLPSQANSNTPLENNLNSHQEENLNSPLNDELLKEIKFAIDKALVYPRQAQKMRMSGEILLEFTWTKDQVLQNLKIIKASKYEILNKSALQTIQSASKNFPKYEKTFHIQIPIIYKIN
- the exbD gene encoding TonB system transport protein ExbD, yielding MLKLPKNEGLNIIPFIDVMLVLLAIVLSISTFIAHGEIKINLPQSQSSNNLSENKHKITISIDKNNIFYLDKQVITLTELAAKINSIDLDTTIELKSDKDAKFENFIHIIEILKSKNHENFKIITEK
- the exbB gene encoding TonB-system energizer ExbB; this encodes MEFLKNYIDLIIFIVLGVMAFIALWCVIERILFFKKIQLREYKNQESFDDAISENLTSLYIIYTNAPYVGLLGTVVGIMITFYDMGLSGEIDVKSIVIGLSLALKATALGILVAIPSLIAYNALLRKISILSNSYKVFKEENA